GTTTTATTCGCCTTCCATAGTAAGAGTCGTTAAGTCGCCTATAAACAAACCGTTTTCCAAAACGAGTTTGTCTGTAATAGCGACACCGATAAAGACAGTTTTTACGGCAAGTTCGGGAAGTGGTTTCATCATCGTTAAAAGTGATAAACTCAGTGTCAGGTTGAATACAAAAACGGGTGAAATCCGCTATCAAACTATTGCGGGCGAAGTCCTTCTCAGCGAAAAGCCCAATAGCGCTTCGTTTACACCTTTTGATGATGCTGGAAACAAGACATTTTCCATTTCGCAGTCTTTCCAGCTTGCAAAGGATGAACCTATTTATGGGCTAGGCCAGCACCAGAGAGGGAATTTGAGTCAACGCAATCAAAAGTATAGTATGATGATGCAGTCTAATACAGATGACCCCATCACTTTTTTCCAGTCTGTAAAGGGTTACGGCGTATTCTGGGATAATTACTCGCCCACTACTTTTGAAGATAATGCAACTGAAACGTATTTTAAGTCGGAAGTAGGCGACTGCATAGACTACTATTTCATATATGGCGGCATTGCTGACGGCGTGATTGCAGGCATGCGGGAACTAACCGGTCAGGCGCCTATGTTCCCGTTGTGGACTTATGGCTTTTGGCAGAGCAGGGAACGGTATAAATCGCAGCTTGAAATTGTGGATGTTGTGAAAAAGTACCGTGAGCTGAAAGTGCCTTTAGACGGTATCATCCAGGACTGGCAGTACTGGGGCGATAATTACCATTGGAATGGCATGGGTTTTCTAAATCCGGAATTTCCGCAGCCTGAGAAAATGGTAGCCGATATCCATGCCATGAATGCGCATGCGATCATTTCTATCTGGGCTTCTTTCGGGCCCAAAACAAAACCTTATGAAGAGCTGAACGCCGGAGGCATGCTTTTCAATTTTAGCACCTGGCCGGAAAGTGCTAAAGACGTCTGGCCTCCGGATATGAACTATCCTTCCGGTGTGCGTGTATATGATGCCTATAATCCTGCAGCAAGGGATATTTACTGGCGATATCTAAACAAGGGCTTATTTTCTTTGGGGCTTGATGGTTGGTGGATGGACTCATCAGAACCCGATCATCTGTCATTTAAGGATACTGACCTTGATCAGCAATCTTTCCTGGGATCGTTTCGTAAAGTACGTAATGCATTTCCCCTGATGACTGTAGGCGGGGTATACGATCATCAACGGAAAGAGAATGTTGAAAAAAGGATATTCATCCTTACACGCTCTGCATTTGCCGGCCAGCAGCGATATGGAGCAAATACCTGGTCCGGCGATATCACATCCTCCTGGGAAACATTAAAAAATCAGATTCCTACCGGGCTTAATTTCTCTTTAAGCGGCATTCCTTACTGGAACAGCGATATTGGCGGTTTCTTTCTAGGCAGTTTCCATAAAAAACTGGAAGACCCGGAATATCGCGAACTGTATGCAAGGTGGGTAGCCTTTGGTACATTCTGTCCTATGATGCGTTCTCATGGTACAGATGCTCCCCGGGAAATATACCAGTTTGGCAGCAAAGGCACCAGGGTATATGATGCTATAGAAAAATTCATTCATTTACGTTATAGCCTGCTGCCATATATATATTCCACTTCCTGGGATGTTACAGCCAACCAATCCAGCATGATGCGGGCACTTGTAATGGACTTTGTGAAAGATCACAATGCATGGAATGTGAATAATGAATTTATGTTCGGAAAATCCATACTTGTAACGCCTGTAACCCAGGCACAGTATCTGAAGCAGGTGGTAAACGGAAATGATACCGCCTGGGCTGAAGACTTCAGCGCCAATAAATCTACATCAGTGTATTTGCCAGCCGGTACAAGCTGGTTCGATTTCTGGACTGGGGAGCAGGTAGCAGGTGGTAAAACATTGTTGAAAGAAACACCGCTGGATATAATTCCCCTGTATGTAAAAGCAGGGGCCATATTGCCACTAGGTCCACAGGTACAATATGCTGAAGAAAAAAAATGGGATAACCTTGAAATACGCGTATACCCAGGGAGTGATGGCCGGTTTGTATTGTATGAAGACGAAAATGACAATTACAACTACGAGAAAGGAATATACTCCACTATCACTTTTAAATGGGATAATAAGGCCAAAACGCTTACCATCGGAGAGAGAAAAGGTAAATTCCCCGGCATGGTCGTGTCCCGTAAATTTACTGTTGTTCTGGCCGGAACCAGCCAGGCAGGTCATCCAGGAAAGATAGTCGACTACAACGGAAATGCCGTTAATGTAAAACTATAAGAGCGGGTAGGGTATTATGAATTGCAGTCCTGACATTACGACTATAAAATAGCTGTTAAAACCGACTGGTCTTTATATAATGCGAAGCCAGATTATCTTTCAGCGTTCCTTCAGAAACTTTAAGCCAGGGCCGGAACAGATAAATGGAAAGTATACTGTTAAAGGTTGTGATATACTGTTTCTACAGGTCGGGTGATAGGGAGTTTTTCGCGGGAGGAATGGCAAGCTAGCCAAGCTATGACTTTCTACTGATATACGGGGCTGTCTCAGAACTCCGAGACAGCCCCTTTTTAAGCTATTGAACTTTGTGAAGCCCTTTTTTTAGATAATTATCATCATGATATAAATCCATCATTTCAATATTCCCTAATTCTATCTGTACAATTTTGATAGCACCTGAATAGTTTACAGGAATGGCGGGTGCCATTGCGCAATAAATGAACAATGTGTCTTTTTGTTGCTTATAATATAGCGCATCAACTCCCTTATAGATATAATCAGCGGATTCGTTCGGGGTAAAATTTTCATTCTTTGACCCGCTGATAAATACCATCTGATGATCTGCGCTTATTCCCAAATTCTTAAAGTAAATAAAAGCTTTTGCGCCGTTTTCCGGGTAGTTAATTTCAATTATATTAGATGTAGTGTAAGCATCTTTTCCGGGAATGGAGAAAAACACCAACAACCCCACTAAAATTATGAAACTGCTTAATATAATTATGAGATACTTATATCTTTTCATTTTACCTTGGTTTTGAATAACAGCCTTTTTCGACCATCATTCCTGTATAGTTTATTTCTCCATAGTAGGGAGCAGGGCCATACTGTGCATTTCCTACCATTATTTTAAACGCATTCCACTTGGTATACTCCCTTTGTTGCAACGCGCCGGTTAATCTCATATAGGTATCAAAAGTAATACTACCAATATTGCGCTACCTTATAATTCCTATAAGTACTACGTTTCATAAAATTCACATCTGATTCCAGGCCTGTTCATTTCGTGAAATCTACGTTAAGGCGTTGAATTATAGTAACGGCAGGTTAGTCTACCTTAGAAATTTAATCCGAAAAAATTATACAATTCAAGTTTTTAAATTAGTGGTATATTCTTTCCAGATTCTTTCAAATTCCTCCATCGATATTTCCACAGGTAGGAATTGAGGATCTGCTTCTATCTCTTTCGTGCCAGGAACAGGAGCGTCTCCAAGACCACTACCACCAAACTCAAAATCCAGAGATGCTAACCCAAAGCTATTGTCAGGATAAACTTCAATTTTACGTTGCTCATAATCATCATCGCCAATTTCAGAATATATCAGTACTGGATCATCTATTTCATCATGTATCCATTTTACTTTTAAGTATCTCATGATAATATTTTAATAAAATAAATTACTTTTTTACCGGTGTAGGAGTAACAGGTTTTGCTACAACAGGCACCTGCCCACTTCCAACAACTCGCCCGCTAAGGTTTAAATTTACACCATTGGGAACAACAAATATATTCTCTCATCCTTTTATTACATTTAATCCGGTCACATCAACGGCAACATAGTTTGTGAATCGTGAACCTAACCAAGGTATTCTCAAAAAAGCTGCTGACAATTGCGCTGGGTTTTTAGTACCGGGAACAATATCCGTAAAATATCGCCCGTCACCATATCTGGCATCTTTTGGATTTACTGCCTTTAATGACGGCCGCATTTCCTGAGAGTTCGCTATTCCTTCTTGCCCTTCAATAGTAGTATAATGATATAATATTTTTCTTTGAAGGCTTAACCATAGTAAGAGCGTAAAATCAAAAAGCACAACAATAAAAATTCAATGGCACAACTTTTTAAGACAATCAATATTTTACTGTTTAGGTTCCAAAT
This window of the Chitinophaga sancti genome carries:
- a CDS encoding HYD1 signature containing ADP-ribosyltransferase family protein is translated as MRPSLKAVNPKDARYGDGRYFTDIVPGTKNPAQLSAAFLRIPWLGSRFTNYVAVDVTGLNVIKG
- a CDS encoding DUF6881 domain-containing protein, coding for MRYLKVKWIHDEIDDPVLIYSEIGDDDYEQRKIEVYPDNSFGLASLDFEFGGSGLGDAPVPGTKEIEADPQFLPVEISMEEFERIWKEYTTNLKT
- a CDS encoding glycoside hydrolase family 31 protein, with amino-acid sequence MRAKHLLILMMISVGSYAQQYEKSSSGITTAVAGNEVKIQFYSPSIVRVVKSPINKPFSKTSLSVIATPIKTVFTASSGSGFIIVKSDKLSVRLNTKTGEIRYQTIAGEVLLSEKPNSASFTPFDDAGNKTFSISQSFQLAKDEPIYGLGQHQRGNLSQRNQKYSMMMQSNTDDPITFFQSVKGYGVFWDNYSPTTFEDNATETYFKSEVGDCIDYYFIYGGIADGVIAGMRELTGQAPMFPLWTYGFWQSRERYKSQLEIVDVVKKYRELKVPLDGIIQDWQYWGDNYHWNGMGFLNPEFPQPEKMVADIHAMNAHAIISIWASFGPKTKPYEELNAGGMLFNFSTWPESAKDVWPPDMNYPSGVRVYDAYNPAARDIYWRYLNKGLFSLGLDGWWMDSSEPDHLSFKDTDLDQQSFLGSFRKVRNAFPLMTVGGVYDHQRKENVEKRIFILTRSAFAGQQRYGANTWSGDITSSWETLKNQIPTGLNFSLSGIPYWNSDIGGFFLGSFHKKLEDPEYRELYARWVAFGTFCPMMRSHGTDAPREIYQFGSKGTRVYDAIEKFIHLRYSLLPYIYSTSWDVTANQSSMMRALVMDFVKDHNAWNVNNEFMFGKSILVTPVTQAQYLKQVVNGNDTAWAEDFSANKSTSVYLPAGTSWFDFWTGEQVAGGKTLLKETPLDIIPLYVKAGAILPLGPQVQYAEEKKWDNLEIRVYPGSDGRFVLYEDENDNYNYEKGIYSTITFKWDNKAKTLTIGERKGKFPGMVVSRKFTVVLAGTSQAGHPGKIVDYNGNAVNVKL